The sequence CTATGAGAACTACGACGCGCCGCGGCTGGTCGTCCGGCTGCTGCGCGACGCCGGGGACGAGCCGTATCTGCTCCTGCACGGTGCCGAGCCCGACAACCGCTGGGAAGCCTTTGCGAAGGCCGTCCGCGACGTCGTTGAACGTCTGGGCGTGACCCAGGTGATCTCCATGGGATCAGTGCCGATGGCCGTGCCGCACAGCCGTCCGCTGAACATCACCCACCACGCGAACAACAAGGACCTCGTACCTGACGGCAGTTCGTTCGTCGGCGAGCTCCGGGTGCCGTCGAGCGCGCAGTCGTTGGTGGAGCTGCGGCTGGGGGAGTGGGGCCACGACATGCAGGGATTCGTCGTGCACATCCCGCACTACCTCGCCCAGCTCGACTACCCGCAGGCGTCGGTGGTGCTGCTGGAGCGAGTCGAGCGCGCAGCCCGGATCACGGTCGACCTCTCGACCGTGCGGTCGGAGGCTGTGACCCGCGAGGAGGAGATCACGAACTACCTGCGCGAGCACGACGAGGTCGCCGAAGTCGTCCAGGCGCTGGAACGTCAGTACGACGCGTTCGAACGCGCCGAAGCCAGCGAGTCGAATCTGCTCGCTCCCAACCAACCACTTCCCACTGCGGAAGACTTGGGTCGAGAGTTTGAACAGTTCCTTGCCGGCCTTGACGAAGGTAACCAGAACGAATGACGGAGATGGCAGATCGGACGGCGCGCCAGGCCGTCGATGATCTCGTACGCGTCCTCGACCTCGAAGAGGTCGA comes from Nocardioides baekrokdamisoli and encodes:
- a CDS encoding proteasome assembly chaperone family protein, with translation MGKSRFVHIVDDVPAINEAERLTMVVVLDGFLDAGNASARAARHLVEASRTAPVVATFDVDAFHDYRARRPAISFIRDHYENYDAPRLVVRLLRDAGDEPYLLLHGAEPDNRWEAFAKAVRDVVERLGVTQVISMGSVPMAVPHSRPLNITHHANNKDLVPDGSSFVGELRVPSSAQSLVELRLGEWGHDMQGFVVHIPHYLAQLDYPQASVVLLERVERAARITVDLSTVRSEAVTREEEITNYLREHDEVAEVVQALERQYDAFERAEASESNLLAPNQPLPTAEDLGREFEQFLAGLDEGNQNE